One window of Hymenobacter sp. BRD128 genomic DNA carries:
- a CDS encoding NAD(P)-dependent alcohol dehydrogenase, with product MSATKAYAAPAANIPLEPFQLERRAPGAHDVQIDILFCGVCHSDLHQIRDEWGGSIFPMVPGHEIVGRVSAVGDHVKNFKVGDLAGVGCMVDSCRECTSCKEGLEQYCETTGMIGTYNSREIKTGQPTYGGYSQSIVVDEKYTLKVSDKLDLARVAPLLCAGITTYSPLRQWKVGPGHRVAVMGLGGLGHMAVKFAVALGAEVTVLSTSAGKEADAKALGAHKFVVTSDKDQFKSVGNYFDFIINTISAQIDLGAYVNLLRLDGTMILLGVPSEAPHLHAFNLIAKRRRVAGSLIGGIAETQEMLDFCAEHNIMSDIEVIDIQHINEAYERMLKGDVKYRFVIDVASLN from the coding sequence ATGTCCGCTACCAAAGCTTACGCGGCCCCCGCCGCCAATATTCCGCTCGAACCTTTCCAGCTGGAGCGCCGCGCGCCCGGCGCGCACGATGTGCAGATTGACATCCTGTTTTGCGGCGTGTGCCACTCCGACCTGCACCAGATTCGCGATGAGTGGGGCGGCTCGATTTTCCCGATGGTGCCCGGCCACGAAATCGTGGGCCGCGTGTCGGCCGTGGGCGACCACGTTAAGAACTTCAAAGTCGGCGACCTCGCCGGCGTGGGCTGCATGGTCGACTCGTGCCGCGAATGCACCTCGTGCAAGGAAGGCCTGGAGCAGTACTGCGAAACCACCGGCATGATTGGCACCTACAACAGCCGCGAAATCAAGACCGGCCAGCCCACCTACGGCGGCTACTCGCAAAGCATCGTGGTGGATGAAAAATACACCCTCAAGGTGAGCGACAAGCTCGACCTGGCCCGCGTGGCGCCGCTGCTGTGCGCCGGCATCACTACCTACTCGCCGCTGCGCCAGTGGAAAGTAGGCCCCGGCCACCGCGTAGCCGTGATGGGCCTGGGTGGCCTGGGCCACATGGCCGTGAAATTTGCCGTAGCCCTGGGCGCCGAAGTAACCGTGCTCAGCACCTCGGCCGGCAAGGAAGCCGATGCCAAAGCCCTGGGTGCCCACAAGTTTGTGGTGACCAGCGACAAGGACCAGTTTAAGTCGGTGGGCAACTACTTCGACTTCATTATCAACACTATCTCGGCCCAGATTGACCTCGGCGCCTACGTGAACCTGCTGCGCCTCGACGGCACCATGATTCTGCTGGGCGTGCCCAGCGAGGCGCCGCACCTGCACGCCTTCAACCTCATTGCCAAGCGCCGCCGCGTGGCCGGCTCGCTCATCGGCGGCATTGCCGAAACGCAGGAGATGCTCGACTTCTGCGCCGAGCACAACATCATGTCGGACATC
- a CDS encoding DUF1990 family protein produces the protein MPSPAARPAPSGGTAPAWEQYRAQLEAYAHAKVNYDYEQVREYTSATGWRIDHYATDLPAEAPGPPAAAGSFAAAQAVMRRYAFPPPDLITGYFDPSQPLEKRIMVLRAHFLVFNFYFGVRVVDVIDEASRPGPDGPERVWGYGYRTLEGHFEKGQINFSVHKNLGTGAVQFRIQAMSQPGHIRNPFYWLGFKLFGRRLQRRFARQSLARMRRLVTEEITQPQTKPGAGS, from the coding sequence ATGCCTAGCCCTGCCGCCCGGCCGGCGCCTTCGGGCGGCACGGCACCCGCCTGGGAGCAGTACCGCGCTCAGCTCGAAGCCTACGCCCACGCCAAGGTCAACTACGACTACGAGCAAGTGCGCGAGTACACCTCGGCCACCGGCTGGCGCATCGACCACTACGCCACCGACCTGCCGGCCGAAGCGCCCGGCCCGCCCGCCGCGGCGGGCTCGTTTGCGGCGGCGCAGGCCGTGATGCGGCGCTATGCCTTTCCGCCGCCCGACCTCATCACGGGGTACTTCGACCCTAGCCAGCCGCTCGAAAAGCGTATTATGGTGCTGCGGGCGCACTTTCTGGTGTTCAATTTTTACTTCGGCGTGCGGGTGGTCGATGTCATTGACGAGGCTAGCCGGCCCGGCCCCGACGGCCCCGAGCGGGTGTGGGGCTACGGCTACCGCACCCTCGAAGGCCACTTCGAGAAGGGGCAGATAAACTTCTCGGTGCACAAAAATCTGGGCACTGGCGCGGTGCAGTTTCGCATTCAGGCCATGTCGCAGCCGGGGCACATTCGCAACCCGTTTTACTGGCTAGGCTTCAAGCTGTTCGGGCGCCGGTTGCAGCGGCGCTTTGCCCGCCAGTCGCTGGCCCGCATGCGCCGCCTAGTGACGGAGGAAATAACCCAGCCGCAAACAAAGCCGGGGGCCGGGAGTTAA
- a CDS encoding DUF5060 domain-containing protein codes for MLLARPAAAQGAAVSAIVPVTEAPVRAYSKFEAAASLTKQFANPYDPDSIAVEVDFISPSQKRYKAYAFYLVPYARDTLGWHRVPTTTPWHVRFSPNEAGRWQYAFTVTDKTDAAHVTSTVSSPATFTCVPSPAHGFLRVAANKRYWEFSDGTSFMGISEDVRSAFDPAKIASCTPDPSQLCPGGKPCYTLLTRPQQQAWIGKFHANGGNLVRLWLEPYSYEFEWDTLGNYGARQNRAGDLDSLIEYAGAHQVYVHLVLYGSRNLSTNAGTADEGSGWALNPYRRRFGLASLLDFYTQPAAIRAFKNRLRYIQARWGYSAAIASYGLMNEPEMPDDATAANTIYYPNVAKINAWFEDMAAFLKTDAYPAHLVSVDYGYGFSSATFSSPNVDFSSAHYYTWDKNAQYQFGYIAQHHLRKYDKPFAQLEFGPQTWLSQGNQDIQQGIWSSAFSGAFATAFLFGPDGRYNNGCWGGDGIRLFKPLSVFMAGEEFNSLTFTYQPIGTALSAYAAASRASGGRPLGYAKPAAAPAFDAAGFAPTADYFAAPFDSLNLARDIVASDPRLEVFALRAPEKILGWVHDQAYYWYNTPHRAAGNPALFPLNPTGPDIRNPAVPLDTSMPAVSPLANQTITISGLAHNGVYTVEWYSTAYAYDSNGTGKLDGGRITNPRLGGSSRATANGGILLVAVPKLQPTELGEPPFAPDYGFKITLESEADHDDTVSTSH; via the coding sequence ATGCTGCTGGCCAGGCCGGCGGCGGCGCAGGGGGCGGCAGTCAGCGCTATCGTGCCCGTCACCGAGGCGCCGGTGCGGGCCTATAGTAAGTTTGAGGCCGCCGCTAGCCTCACCAAGCAGTTTGCCAATCCCTACGACCCGGATAGCATTGCGGTTGAGGTGGATTTCATTTCTCCCAGCCAGAAGCGCTACAAAGCCTACGCGTTTTATCTGGTTCCGTATGCGCGCGACACTCTGGGCTGGCACCGCGTGCCTACCACTACGCCCTGGCACGTGCGCTTCAGCCCCAACGAGGCCGGCCGCTGGCAGTACGCTTTTACGGTAACCGATAAAACCGACGCGGCCCACGTCACCAGCACCGTCAGCAGCCCCGCTACGTTTACCTGCGTGCCATCGCCCGCGCACGGCTTTTTGCGCGTGGCGGCCAACAAGCGGTACTGGGAGTTTTCGGATGGCACTTCCTTCATGGGCATCAGCGAGGATGTGCGGTCGGCCTTCGACCCCGCCAAAATTGCCTCCTGCACACCCGACCCTAGCCAGCTGTGCCCCGGGGGCAAGCCGTGCTACACCCTGCTGACCCGGCCGCAGCAGCAAGCCTGGATTGGGAAGTTTCACGCCAACGGGGGTAACCTGGTGCGGCTGTGGCTGGAGCCGTACAGCTATGAATTTGAGTGGGATACGCTCGGCAATTACGGCGCCCGGCAAAACCGGGCCGGCGACCTTGATTCGCTTATCGAATACGCCGGCGCGCATCAAGTTTACGTGCACCTGGTGCTGTACGGCTCACGCAACCTCAGCACCAACGCCGGCACCGCCGACGAAGGCAGCGGCTGGGCGCTCAACCCCTACCGCCGGCGCTTCGGCCTGGCTTCGCTGCTCGATTTTTACACGCAGCCGGCGGCCATCCGGGCTTTCAAAAACCGGCTTCGCTACATCCAGGCGCGTTGGGGCTACTCCGCGGCAATCGCCTCTTACGGGCTGATGAACGAGCCCGAAATGCCCGATGATGCGACGGCGGCCAATACGATTTATTACCCGAACGTAGCCAAGATTAACGCTTGGTTTGAGGATATGGCGGCATTTCTGAAAACCGATGCTTACCCGGCGCACCTGGTCAGCGTGGACTACGGCTATGGCTTCAGCAGCGCAACGTTTAGCTCGCCGAACGTCGATTTTTCGAGCGCCCACTACTATACCTGGGATAAAAACGCGCAGTATCAGTTCGGCTACATCGCGCAGCACCACCTGCGTAAGTACGACAAGCCCTTTGCCCAGCTCGAGTTTGGCCCGCAAACCTGGCTGTCGCAGGGCAATCAGGATATTCAGCAGGGCATTTGGTCATCGGCCTTTTCGGGGGCGTTTGCCACCGCTTTTCTGTTTGGGCCGGATGGCCGCTACAACAATGGCTGCTGGGGCGGCGACGGCATCCGGCTCTTTAAGCCACTGAGTGTATTTATGGCCGGCGAAGAGTTTAATAGCCTGACCTTTACTTACCAGCCCATCGGCACTGCCCTGAGCGCCTACGCGGCGGCCAGCCGGGCCAGCGGCGGCCGGCCGCTAGGCTATGCCAAGCCCGCCGCGGCGCCGGCCTTCGACGCCGCGGGCTTCGCGCCGACCGCCGATTATTTTGCCGCGCCTTTCGACAGCCTGAACTTAGCCCGCGATATTGTGGCGTCAGACCCGCGCCTGGAAGTATTTGCGCTGCGCGCGCCGGAAAAAATACTGGGCTGGGTGCACGACCAAGCGTACTACTGGTACAACACGCCCCACCGCGCGGCGGGTAACCCGGCGCTTTTTCCCCTTAACCCAACGGGGCCGGATATCCGCAACCCGGCGGTGCCACTCGACACCAGTATGCCTGCGGTCAGCCCGCTAGCCAACCAAACTATCACCATTAGTGGGCTGGCGCACAATGGCGTATACACGGTAGAATGGTACAGTACCGCGTATGCATACGACAGCAATGGCACGGGCAAGCTCGACGGCGGGCGCATCACCAACCCCCGGCTCGGCGGCAGCAGCCGGGCCACGGCCAACGGCGGCATCCTCCTAGTAGCCGTTCCCAAATTGCAGCCAACTGAATTGGGAGAGCCTCCTTTTGCCCCGGACTACGGGTTTAAAATCACGCTGGAAAGCGAGGCCGACCACGACGACACCGTATCTACCAGCCACTGA
- a CDS encoding DUF1990 family protein: MASPSAQPAAQGSGPALERRYYIDVERPHLTPTQLMAAVQADVPKFSPGLLADFERTRGQEGSLRAGDEFHIKIFGPWNGSVRVTDVGPTFFEFLTLEGHPEAGRIRFETHPLDGRPDALRFEIHSLARSRDGLVAFAYDTLGGGKLMQEATWVEFCERVAQASGGQALGPVVVETTRHAEDGSVRQTSR, translated from the coding sequence ATGGCTTCTCCATCTGCCCAGCCTGCCGCGCAGGGCTCCGGCCCGGCGCTGGAGCGGCGCTACTACATTGATGTGGAGCGGCCGCACCTCACGCCCACGCAGCTCATGGCGGCCGTGCAGGCCGATGTGCCCAAGTTTTCGCCCGGCCTGCTGGCCGACTTTGAGCGCACCCGCGGCCAGGAAGGCAGCTTGCGCGCGGGCGACGAGTTTCACATTAAAATCTTTGGCCCCTGGAATGGCAGCGTGCGCGTGACTGACGTAGGGCCCACCTTTTTCGAGTTTCTGACCCTGGAAGGCCACCCCGAAGCCGGCCGCATTCGCTTCGAAACGCATCCGCTCGATGGCCGCCCCGACGCCCTGCGCTTCGAGATTCACTCGCTGGCCCGCTCGCGCGATGGGCTGGTGGCCTTTGCCTACGACACGCTGGGCGGCGGCAAGCTGATGCAGGAAGCCACCTGGGTTGAGTTTTGCGAGCGCGTGGCCCAGGCTAGCGGCGGCCAGGCGCTGGGCCCGGTGGTAGTCGAAACCACCCGCCACGCGGAAGATGGCTCGGTGCGGCAAACGTCGCGCTAG
- the nfi gene encoding deoxyribonuclease V (cleaves DNA at apurinic or apyrimidinic sites), protein MAYYRPPGPPPDPALVRSLTEQQHELRQRVRAEPLAHAPRLIGGCDSSFPTPDTILSVFVVLKFPSLELVEKVYNYGPVTMPYVPGFLSFREAPNVIQAFAKLDHKPDVIMVDGHGIAHPRRVGIAAHLGVLLDWPTFGVAKQKLTGTFQEPAPEKGSLSPLLDAKTGELIGEVLRSKDKVLPLFVSPGHRCDQATATRLTLACLRGYKLPEPTRLADHWAEEFKKEVR, encoded by the coding sequence ATGGCCTACTACCGCCCGCCCGGTCCGCCGCCCGACCCCGCCCTGGTGCGCAGCCTCACCGAGCAGCAGCACGAGCTGCGCCAGCGGGTGCGCGCCGAGCCGCTAGCCCACGCGCCTCGGCTTATCGGGGGCTGCGACTCGTCGTTTCCGACGCCCGACACCATTTTGTCGGTGTTTGTGGTGTTGAAGTTTCCGTCGCTGGAGCTGGTGGAAAAGGTTTATAACTACGGCCCCGTGACGATGCCCTACGTGCCGGGCTTCCTGTCTTTTCGGGAGGCGCCCAACGTTATTCAGGCCTTTGCCAAGCTCGACCATAAGCCCGACGTGATTATGGTGGATGGCCACGGCATTGCGCACCCGCGCCGGGTGGGCATTGCCGCGCACTTGGGCGTGCTGCTCGACTGGCCCACCTTCGGCGTGGCTAAGCAAAAGCTGACGGGTACTTTCCAAGAACCCGCGCCCGAAAAAGGCAGCCTCAGCCCCTTGCTCGATGCCAAAACCGGCGAGCTGATTGGCGAAGTGCTGCGCAGCAAAGACAAGGTGCTGCCGCTATTCGTGAGCCCCGGCCACCGCTGCGACCAAGCCACCGCCACGCGCCTCACGCTAGCCTGCCTGCGCGGCTACAAGCTGCCCGAGCCCACTCGCCTGGCCGACCACTGGGCCGAGGAATTCAAGAAAGAGGTTCGCTAG
- a CDS encoding M43 family zinc metalloprotease, with product MVKCATLLLSLWLLTFGALPGAGQTPTHVGPRTCGTPQADAWQQAQLARRRPGYRAAKLGATAPRPRRTTAATTYTLPVVVHIIHNGEAAGTGANISQAQVQSQFDVLNEDYRNLNADGALVPAAFQPVRADAQVQFVPALRDPGGRLLPEPGIDRVDRNTLGLPAPPYDLSTVENTVKPATDWNPDQYLNIWVLDLGTTLLGFAQFPDNTAGLAGLSPSGGDANTDGVVIAYAAFGRVGTLYPNYNKGRTLTHELGHWLGLIHVWGDSNCGDDYCADTPTQETSNTGCRTFPHVTCSNAPTGDMFMNFLDYSDDACLQLFTNDQKGRMQDVMAAGTPRRAILLTSPALCNGTPLAATAAVAGGGTVCPGSSVTLTASGPVGASYAWTGPNGYASAQQNPVLPAVAAAQAGTYTVRVAVTTGLCPASASTTLTVSPAPPTPVLAASAATFCPSAGASVALTATNLPAGGIYTWSLVSGDGLPAGTSGTTISVTPTQSSTYRLTVALPGGGCTSAATVSVQVLQPVWSGAAGNGNWFDAANWSGCVPSRATDALIPAGLATPYPVITSGTAEVRTLTQLGPLALGGGELDLYGDHLGTGTFTHSGGTLATRGAGAQRLRPGEYQTLLIGGTGTKTIGAASIAQALTLGGAVLSTGSATLTLAPAATITETDASYVLGQVQTTRPAGPGAEAFGGLGLLIVPLGAAGATTVVRTTGQPQGVGAASSISRYFDIQTAVGPGATLAQQYLPHELNGLAENQLTMFHSTDAGATWSNEGATQRDAFAHAVRRAYVTTLNGRWTLASAASPPTLATITYAINAFPVPFGTDGLSIQVTTATAGPLNVQLYDLLGRVIYSQDLAAVEVGTSTVALPGSGLLAPAKYVLVVRQSSQTAKLNVVRQ from the coding sequence ATGGTAAAATGCGCTACGCTGCTGCTTAGCCTGTGGCTGCTCACCTTTGGCGCGCTGCCGGGGGCCGGGCAAACCCCCACGCACGTGGGGCCGCGCACCTGCGGCACGCCGCAGGCCGATGCCTGGCAGCAGGCCCAGCTGGCGCGCCGCCGGCCCGGCTACCGGGCGGCCAAGCTAGGGGCCACCGCCCCACGCCCGCGGCGCACCACGGCGGCTACTACCTACACGCTGCCGGTGGTGGTGCACATCATTCATAATGGCGAAGCGGCGGGCACGGGTGCCAACATCAGCCAGGCGCAGGTGCAGTCGCAGTTCGACGTGCTGAACGAGGACTACCGCAACCTGAATGCCGACGGTGCGCTGGTGCCGGCGGCTTTTCAGCCGGTGCGGGCCGATGCGCAGGTGCAGTTTGTGCCGGCCTTGCGCGACCCGGGCGGCCGGCTGCTGCCCGAGCCGGGCATCGACCGCGTGGACCGCAACACGCTAGGCCTGCCCGCGCCGCCCTACGACCTTTCGACCGTTGAGAACACAGTGAAGCCGGCCACCGACTGGAACCCCGACCAATACCTGAACATCTGGGTGCTGGACCTGGGCACCACGCTGCTCGGCTTCGCTCAGTTTCCGGACAATACGGCGGGGCTGGCCGGCCTGAGCCCCAGCGGCGGCGACGCCAATACCGATGGCGTCGTCATTGCCTACGCTGCCTTTGGCCGGGTGGGCACGCTGTACCCGAACTACAACAAGGGCCGCACCCTGACCCACGAGCTCGGTCACTGGCTGGGGCTGATTCACGTGTGGGGCGACTCGAACTGCGGCGACGACTACTGCGCCGACACGCCTACCCAGGAAACCTCGAACACCGGCTGCCGCACGTTTCCGCACGTAACGTGCTCGAACGCACCCACCGGCGACATGTTCATGAACTTCCTGGACTACTCCGATGATGCTTGCTTGCAGCTTTTTACGAACGACCAAAAAGGGCGCATGCAGGACGTGATGGCCGCCGGCACCCCACGCCGGGCCATCCTGCTCACGTCGCCGGCGCTGTGCAACGGCACCCCGCTAGCCGCCACGGCCGCCGTGGCGGGCGGCGGTACCGTGTGCCCCGGCAGCAGCGTGACGCTCACGGCTAGCGGCCCGGTCGGCGCCAGCTACGCCTGGACTGGGCCCAACGGCTACGCCAGCGCCCAGCAAAACCCCGTGCTGCCGGCCGTGGCCGCCGCCCAAGCCGGCACCTACACCGTGCGCGTGGCCGTGACCACGGGCCTGTGCCCGGCCTCGGCCAGCACCACACTCACCGTGAGCCCGGCGCCGCCCACGCCGGTGCTCGCGGCGTCGGCGGCGACGTTTTGCCCGAGCGCGGGCGCCTCGGTGGCGCTCACGGCTACCAACCTGCCAGCCGGGGGAATTTATACCTGGAGCCTGGTGAGTGGCGACGGGCTGCCGGCTGGCACCTCCGGCACCACCATTTCAGTTACGCCCACGCAGTCGTCTACCTATCGCCTCACGGTGGCGCTGCCGGGTGGGGGCTGCACGTCGGCGGCCACGGTGAGCGTGCAGGTGCTGCAGCCCGTGTGGAGCGGCGCAGCCGGCAACGGCAACTGGTTTGACGCCGCCAACTGGAGTGGCTGCGTGCCCAGCCGCGCCACCGATGCGCTCATTCCGGCGGGGCTAGCCACCCCCTATCCCGTTATCACGAGCGGCACGGCCGAGGTGCGCACGCTCACCCAGCTTGGGCCACTCGCGCTGGGCGGCGGCGAGCTGGATTTGTACGGCGACCACCTCGGCACGGGCACTTTCACGCACAGCGGCGGCACGCTGGCCACGCGCGGCGCGGGCGCCCAGCGCCTGCGGCCCGGCGAGTATCAGACCCTGCTCATTGGCGGCACCGGCACCAAGACCATCGGCGCAGCTTCTATTGCGCAAGCCCTTACGCTGGGCGGCGCGGTACTCAGCACCGGCTCGGCGACGCTCACGCTAGCCCCTGCCGCTACCATCACCGAAACCGATGCCAGCTACGTGCTGGGCCAGGTGCAAACCACGCGCCCCGCCGGCCCCGGCGCCGAGGCATTTGGCGGGCTGGGCTTGCTTATTGTGCCGCTAGGTGCGGCCGGCGCCACTACGGTAGTGCGCACCACTGGCCAGCCCCAGGGCGTGGGCGCGGCCAGCAGCATCAGCCGCTACTTTGATATTCAAACGGCCGTGGGGCCGGGCGCTACGCTCGCGCAGCAGTATTTGCCCCACGAGCTGAATGGCCTGGCGGAGAACCAGCTTACCATGTTTCACTCGACCGATGCGGGCGCTACCTGGAGCAACGAGGGCGCCACTCAGCGCGATGCCTTCGCCCACGCCGTGCGCCGCGCCTACGTCACTACCCTCAACGGCCGCTGGACGCTAGCCAGCGCCGCTAGCCCGCCCACGCTAGCTACCATCACCTACGCCATCAACGCATTTCCGGTGCCGTTTGGGACCGATGGATTGTCGATACAGGTGACCACGGCCACGGCCGGACCGCTCAACGTGCAGCTCTACGACCTGCTGGGCCGGGTCATCTACAGCCAGGACCTGGCGGCCGTGGAGGTCGGCACCAGCACCGTGGCGCTGCCCGGCTCGGGCCTACTGGCCCCCGCTAAATACGTGCTCGTGGTGCGCCAGAGCAGCCAGACGGCTAAGCTCAACGTAGTGCGGCAGTAA
- a CDS encoding glutamate--tRNA ligase family protein, translating to MQVAAVGRLAPTPSGYLHLGNAVNFVLTWLLVRRAGGTLHLRIDDLDRARLRRSYLENIFQVIDWLGLDYDHGPSGPDDFLRHYSQLLHLPAYNHVLRRLAQRPGLLYGSPRSRTSGAAGATVPLATPGVAWRVRVPADATVALADGWQGAEQVPLATEMPDFIVRKKDGVAAYQLASVVDDLRLGTTLLVRGLDLLPSTAAQLWLAAQLPETSNFTQTQIQFYHHGLLTDAAGNKLSKTTQAAGDQGILSAGKPTVVYAAVARLLGLPAAAGESLAALQKELVIRA from the coding sequence GTGCAGGTTGCTGCGGTAGGCCGGCTAGCCCCCACGCCCAGCGGCTACCTGCACCTGGGCAATGCCGTTAACTTTGTGCTCACCTGGCTGCTGGTGCGCCGGGCGGGCGGCACGCTGCACCTGCGCATCGATGACCTCGACCGCGCCCGACTGCGCCGGTCCTATCTGGAAAATATATTTCAAGTGATTGACTGGCTGGGCTTGGACTACGACCACGGCCCAAGCGGGCCGGACGACTTTCTGCGGCACTACTCGCAGCTGCTGCACTTGCCCGCTTATAACCACGTATTGCGCCGGCTGGCCCAGCGGCCGGGGCTGCTATACGGCAGCCCGCGCTCACGCACCAGCGGTGCGGCCGGCGCTACCGTGCCGCTAGCCACGCCGGGCGTGGCGTGGCGGGTGCGGGTGCCCGCTGATGCTACTGTGGCCTTGGCCGATGGCTGGCAGGGTGCGGAGCAGGTGCCGCTGGCCACTGAGATGCCCGACTTCATTGTGCGTAAAAAAGACGGCGTGGCGGCCTACCAGCTAGCCTCGGTGGTCGATGATTTGCGGCTGGGCACTACGCTCCTCGTGCGGGGCCTCGACCTGCTGCCCAGCACGGCCGCCCAGCTGTGGCTAGCCGCGCAATTGCCCGAAACCAGCAACTTCACCCAAACGCAAATTCAGTTTTATCACCACGGCCTGCTCACCGATGCGGCGGGTAATAAGCTGAGCAAAACCACCCAGGCCGCTGGCGACCAAGGTATTCTCAGCGCCGGAAAGCCGACGGTGGTGTACGCGGCCGTGGCGCGGCTGCTAGGCTTGCCGGCGGCGGCCGGCGAATCGCTGGCTGCTTTGCAGAAAGAGTTGGTGATAAGGGCTTAA
- the selD gene encoding selenide, water dikinase SelD — protein sequence MRLTQYSHGAGCGCKIAPSVLDKILHSSLPQPNYENLLVGNGSRDDAAVYRLPNQAGQCVISTTDFFMPIVDDAYDFGRIASANAISDVYAMGGRPLLAIAVLGWPIDKLPPEVAARVTEGARAICAEAGIPLAGGHSIDSPEPIFGLAVTGLVDEKNLKRNDTATVGCRIYLTKPLGVGILTTAQKRAILSPEDADVAPAQMRQLNKIGAELGEIVGVRAMTDVTGFGLLGHLAEVCEGSDLQAVVDYFSVPRLAQAERYLLQGAVPGGTVRNFASYGHKVGQLTDEQKFYLCDPQTSGGLLVCVEPGAAEAAAQAVFAQYGLALESFGELRPHAEGEPWIVVE from the coding sequence ATTCGCCTCACTCAGTACAGCCACGGCGCGGGCTGCGGCTGCAAAATCGCGCCGAGTGTGCTCGATAAAATCCTGCACAGCAGCCTGCCGCAGCCCAACTACGAAAACCTGCTGGTCGGCAACGGCAGCCGCGATGATGCGGCCGTGTACCGCCTGCCCAATCAAGCCGGGCAGTGCGTCATCAGCACCACCGATTTTTTTATGCCCATCGTCGATGATGCCTACGACTTCGGGCGCATCGCCTCGGCCAACGCCATTTCGGACGTGTATGCGATGGGCGGGCGGCCCCTACTGGCCATCGCGGTGCTGGGCTGGCCCATCGACAAGCTGCCGCCCGAAGTAGCCGCCCGCGTCACGGAGGGTGCCCGCGCCATCTGCGCCGAGGCCGGCATTCCGCTGGCCGGCGGCCACAGCATCGACTCGCCCGAGCCGATTTTTGGGCTAGCCGTGACGGGCCTGGTCGATGAAAAAAACCTCAAGCGCAATGACACGGCCACGGTAGGCTGCCGCATTTACCTCACTAAGCCGCTAGGCGTCGGAATATTGACTACCGCCCAAAAGCGCGCAATCCTGAGCCCCGAAGATGCCGATGTGGCCCCGGCCCAGATGCGCCAGCTCAATAAAATCGGTGCCGAGCTGGGCGAGATTGTCGGCGTGCGGGCCATGACCGACGTCACCGGCTTTGGCCTGCTAGGGCACCTCGCCGAAGTGTGCGAGGGCAGTGACTTGCAGGCTGTCGTCGATTATTTCAGCGTGCCGCGCCTGGCCCAGGCCGAGCGCTACCTACTGCAAGGTGCGGTGCCCGGTGGCACGGTGCGCAACTTCGCCAGCTACGGCCACAAGGTGGGGCAGCTCACCGATGAGCAGAAATTCTACCTCTGCGACCCGCAAACCTCGGGCGGTCTGCTGGTGTGCGTCGAGCCCGGCGCGGCCGAGGCGGCGGCCCAGGCCGTATTTGCCCAATATGGGCTAGCGCTGGAAAGTTTTGGCGAGCTGCGTCCGCACGCCGAGGGTGAGCCGTGGATAGTGGTGGAGTAG
- the mnmH gene encoding tRNA 2-selenouridine(34) synthase MnmH produces the protein MPRHPIADFLNTAAGPILDVRAPAEYAQGHIPGALSLPLFTDAERALIGTTYKQVNPDKAVLLGLDFFGPKMRAMVEQAKKLAPGQEVRLHCWRGGMRSGAVLWLLELAGFHVNLLDKGYKDYRRWALAEFARPRQLRVLGGYTGSGKTAVLHALARRGEPVLDLEGLANHLGSSFGSLGQPPQPTQEQFENDLAAALAKLPNDRPIWVEDESRTIGGLGIPAAFFEQMRAAPLVVLDVPPAARVQYLAGSYGRQDAAGLAAAVLRISKRLGGLVTKEALGAIADGDMPRMVELVLAYYDKTYGYGLADRPAVLVPTTGTDPIANAALVLAAANELPTSLKNASHDSEAAGSPAH, from the coding sequence ATGCCTCGCCACCCGATTGCCGATTTTCTGAATACCGCCGCCGGCCCCATCCTCGACGTGCGCGCCCCGGCCGAGTACGCCCAGGGCCACATTCCGGGGGCCCTGAGCCTGCCGCTGTTCACCGATGCCGAGCGGGCCCTCATCGGCACCACCTACAAGCAGGTGAACCCCGACAAGGCCGTGCTACTGGGCCTCGATTTTTTCGGCCCCAAGATGCGGGCGATGGTGGAGCAAGCCAAAAAGCTCGCCCCCGGCCAGGAAGTGCGCCTGCACTGCTGGCGCGGCGGCATGCGCAGCGGCGCCGTGCTGTGGCTGCTGGAGCTAGCCGGCTTCCACGTCAACCTGCTCGATAAGGGTTACAAGGACTATCGCCGCTGGGCGCTGGCCGAGTTTGCCCGCCCGCGCCAGCTGCGCGTGCTGGGCGGCTACACCGGCAGCGGCAAAACCGCCGTGCTGCACGCGCTGGCCCGGCGCGGCGAGCCCGTGCTGGATTTGGAAGGCCTAGCCAACCACCTGGGCTCTTCCTTCGGCAGCCTGGGCCAGCCGCCGCAGCCCACCCAGGAGCAGTTTGAGAACGACCTGGCTGCCGCCCTGGCCAAGCTGCCCAACGACCGGCCCATCTGGGTGGAGGATGAGAGCCGTACCATCGGCGGGCTAGGCATCCCAGCCGCGTTTTTTGAGCAGATGCGCGCCGCGCCGCTGGTGGTGCTCGACGTGCCGCCGGCCGCCCGCGTGCAATACCTGGCCGGCAGCTACGGCCGCCAGGATGCGGCCGGGCTAGCCGCTGCCGTGCTGCGCATAAGCAAGCGCCTCGGTGGCCTCGTGACGAAAGAAGCGCTGGGAGCCATCGCCGACGGCGATATGCCGCGCATGGTGGAACTGGTGCTGGCCTACTATGATAAAACCTACGGCTATGGGCTAGCCGACCGGCCCGCCGTGCTGGTGCCCACCACTGGCACCGACCCAATAGCTAATGCGGCGCTGGTGCTGGCTGCCGCGAACGAACTACCGACTTCGCTAAAAAATGCTAGCCATGATTCCGAAGCTGCGGGTAGCCCGGCCCACTAA